The DNA window ttaaaaataagtattttctaACTATTTTAGCTTTATTACGTTTCATGAGAAcgtttgatttcatttttaatggaGAAGTCAGGCGGCTTTGGAATGGTGCTTGTTTTCAAGCAGACTGTGCAGACTGATGAAGGGCTCGGGCACGAGGGCAGGAGCGGACAGCAGCCAGGCCATGGCATTGTACATACCTACCCTTGCACATTAGATTAAAATACTCATTTCTCTCTAACCTTGGCTTTCTATAGTTCTGTGGAAAGCAGCCAAGAACCTGGTGCTCCTACAGTCTTCTATTTTCAGCACATCTTGTTCTCAGCATCCCTAGATGGACCCTGGCTGTCGAGATGGGTTACCATGAAAACATGCGATCTTCTAGTGTAGAGCCTGATTTTACACCCTGATCCGAGAGCTGCAGGCCCTCAAGGATCACACGCATGTCTTATCAGCAGAGACACTATGGTATAGCAGCAGtcctgggggcagggaggggaggatgCCGTGAAGATGTTAGGTATTGCAAAGGTCTCAGGCTTTCCAAGGTAATAAACCACCTCTGTCACTGACCCTGTGTGAACAGAAGACGCCTCAGGGAGCTGAGCTGTGCTTCACAGCCTCCCCTCCCATAGCTAACCTACGTGAACCTACGTGAACCTATTTTTAGACGTCTTTTCTTCCCCCAGACCTTGGACCCTGAGCCTCAACACTTACCTTTGACAGCGCTATTTGGGAAACAAGACAAAGCCCCTTGTCAGGAAACTGTGAAACCATCCCGGACCTTtgcccaccaccatcaccatcaccaccaccaccagcagcaagaGAAGCTTCCAGTTCATCACGGGGTTGCATGCTCCCTGGCCTGTGAGGATCCCAGGAAGCTCTCACTCCCAGTGGAGAAGCAGCTATGCCCAGCCATTCAGAAACTCATGGTTGGGAGCATGGGGCTGCACTCCCTGCCACAGCACCCTGGACAGTGGCCCTGTGAAAGTGGCAGCCCCAGCCCTGCAGGGGGAATTCTTCCTGGTCCTGTCCAGCTGGGGGCCCCCTGGAATGGTAGGGCTGCACACTGTACACAGAGCACTTGCAGAAGCCACAAGCTGTTAGAGCAGCTTCAAGGTGCCCCTGCCGCAGTACATAAGTATAGCTTCTGTGCACCTGCCAGTCCAGCCGTGACCACTCAGGTGGCTCCAGGCCAGAGTGTGGCCCAGTCACAGCTGGTGTATTTCAGTGGCCCCCTTCCACCTCCCACGCCAGGACATCAGGCTCTCGGGAAGGAGCAGTGTGCACCACCAGCACAAGCGGTGTCGCTCTCTGGCAGCCAGGAGAGCAGCCCCACTGTGCTCCCTACTCAGGAGCTGCTAAGAAAGCTCCAGGTAGTACAACAGGAGCAGCAGGCAGCCCCCCGGCCAGCCTTGGCAGCCAGGTTCCCTGTGTCAGCCCAGGGATCAGGGACAGAAAAGCCCTTGGAAGCCTGGGTCAGCAAGACAGCCAGCATGGAGAAACAGGCTCCTCTTCTGCAGGTAAATATGTACTGGGGAGAAGGCTGCTACAGTAATGCAGTGGAATCTGCAGCTCACTGCAGTGCTCCAGGGAACACGTATCTCATGGGTCTCCATAGAACAGCTGCACAAAGCCCCTGGGGTCTCTGTCCTTCACCTTGTCCTTTTGCCGGGATAGATAGAGAGGCTTCTGTGTGCTTACAGTCTGCCTGCTGCTTCTCTGCCATTTAGAGGGAGTTTATTTGTAGAGTTAGCTCTTTGTCATGTCATAAGGCTGAAGACCAGCCCAGATGTGAGAAAACACCTACTCTTTGAGTATGGAGACCCATGGCGGTTGTTAACATTTTCAGCCGCTCATGGCAATCTTCTTaacatttttgaaatgtaaacatctgGCTGATTCCTGGTTTTTGCCCTGTGGGTTGATTATTGCTTGCTCATTGGCTCGGTGTATGATTTTGAGTGCTTTCTACATGTTAGTAGCCGCTTTACACAGCCAACAGTCTTGCAGGTTCTTACAGTAAGCAGAAAGAGTAGTAAAGATACTATTGTGTTTATTGCCTTCTAGGTGAACACTCTCATGAAGGCCATGCAGGAACAAGTGTACACCCACAAACTGCCAGAGAAGGGAACACAGTGTAATTGCTAGAAATAGTGTATCTTTCTGGGCAGAGAGTTGCCGGCACCCAGCAGCACTGAGGTAGTGAGCCAGGGTCTGTGGACCTGCTGCCTGCAGTGGCATCTGAAGGTCTGACCAGGTCTGTTCACCTTGGATTGCCATGAGCGGCTGAAAACCTGCTGCCTTTAAAGATCGGAAAGTTCCCCCTActtagtatatttatattttattttatttatttaaaactgttgGCCTTTTTGACTTGTTTTATCACATAGCTCAGAGTAGGTCCTCAGAAATTGAgcactttttttcttaaaacaaaggCCTTGGGCATACACCATGTATGTTTGGATATGTGAACATGTCAGggtgttcttttttattaaatcCCAGATGCAAGTGCCTTCTGTTGGAAACTGAGACTTTGTTCCCTCTCTCAGTGCAAAGCAGTATTGATTCCCCTTTTAAATGTCTGCTTTTCACTTCTCTTTGTTGATTTGGAATCAGAAAATCAGGGTTAATAATCAGCCTTAAATTTCTACATATacaattctctttgtttttagttCTCACAAATGCCAGGCACCAAATAAGGAAAGTGTGCTGTCAGCCCACGCAGTGCTCTTCCTGCTGCTAGGCCTCCTCCTCTGGGAGCATTAGCTCTCAACACCTCTCCTTGGGAGAGCAAATAGGAAAGCTAAGAGAGACAACAGCCTGTCTTCCTCTAGGCCATTTTCTGCCCCCAAAGATGCCAAGGGGATGATGATAAAATTATAGCCACTTCTATGCTGCTTCTCCACTTACTCTTGTGAGTTTCAGAGGCTGGGAAAGAAGATGCCTTTTGTTACCTGAGTTAGAGACACATGGCAGCTGTAGGAGTCAGTCAGACCCAGTTCAGAATGTTGCTTGCATAATTGGGAAAGCCATTTGAAAACTTGGTTTTAGACCCGCCAGCCAAGGAATTAGGTAGACTCGGCAGACAGATGGGTCACAGTGCTCCATGCTCCTCATCCCAGGATCTGCCCTCACCCTGTCCCCATGCCCATGACAGCCTGGAGAAGCAGAAGGCATGCTCTCCATAGATAACGAGAGAAGGAACATACAGGGCAAATGCACAAGTCACAGTCCCTCCTAGGGACAGGCAAGGTGTCTCCTTGAAGATCCAGGGTTGGGAGCTGTGTGCATCTCACCAGCATGTAGGTGATAGGACCTGGGTCAGGGCAGTGGACAGCGCGTGCCGGCTAAGGAAAGCCAGCAATCCTAAGTGCCTGGTTCCTGAAAACTAAAGTCTGGCCCAGGAAGAGTCTCATGCACAGAGGTCATGGCGTCAGCAGGTGGATCCAGAGCTATGTAACAACCATTGAGGGCAGTTCCAAGGGTAGAGCAGGAATAGACCTGCCAGCCTTTCCCACCCCCGGACCTAGGGGTGACTTCCACTGAGTATCCCACTACCACCATTGTGAACATGGCCTTTCCTCTCTGGAGCTACACTTTGTGGGTTGCTTCCTAACCCTGCCTTGTGTGTGTCTTTGCTGTGAGCAGACCGTGTCATCTCAGTGTGTCCCTGCTGCAGTGGCTTCTCTGCTCACACCCCCTGTGGTTTTCACACAGTCTACCTGTGCCCCACTGAGAGAGACTGATAATGGGCTCATGGCCCTAGGAGGCCCAGAACTTCCTGCTGCCTCCTCCAGCCTCCTTCTGCCCCTGCAGAACTGGGAATCCTCCACCATGGCCAGCAGGCCCCTCACCAGGCTGCAGCTCCAGGAGGCACTGCTGAACCTCATCCAGGTAAGACTGTTGACCTAGCAGTGGGCACCAGGGCAGACTGGGTTGTCTGATCCCTATTTGGACTCTCTAgagtgccaccaccacccccaacagCTTCTAAACTCAGTTGACTGGAGGATATGTGGAATGCTATTTGTAGCCTGAGATATCTCAAGCCTTCAAGAGATTTGTGACGTGGAGGAATGAGTGAGGCCTCCTAGGTgccagcagccagaaaggaaggGGCCATGTGATGAAGGATCTCACTACTGGGAACAATGGTAGAGCTCTCTGGGACAAGCTGCAGTCTTAAGCCGTATCAGCCGTGAGTGCTGTGAACACAGTTCAGCTATGGTTGTGAAACCTGCTGCTGAGAACAGGGTGGAAGGATGCCTCGTCAGCCCTGCCTTGGGTGACCCTGCTGTTCTGTGTGGGAACCCGTGAACTGTGCCATAGTAATGCTTACAGGAAACCCCCTTATATGCCAGCGAGATCagggaaaggtgcttgccaccaagcctgatgaaaGAAGGGATCCCAAGTGTTGTCTTCTCACCATGTGTGCATCGTGGCATAGCCACAtctgcacgtgcacacacacaggcacacacatatacattacatatacatgtatacacacacaaactaaatcCATAAAAATACCAGTTAAGACCCTCTTATTTGTCTAATTCCACAGATAAGGAAACCAAGGCTTGTGTTTGGCCTGGTGCTACACTGAGCCTGGCTGCCGTGTTCCTGTCTCCTCTTACGAGGACCTTATCAgttaatgttccattgtgtagcagAGAACACTCCCAAGTGAATGACAGGCCTTGGAAAGGGCAGTGC is part of the Rattus norvegicus strain BN/NHsdMcwi chromosome 4, GRCr8, whole genome shotgun sequence genome and encodes:
- the Dcp1b gene encoding mRNA-decapping enzyme 1B isoform X3, which gives rise to MLTKAKDEYTKCRSCSEPKQMTSSSAICDNPKLIKPVPVRPSSSQRLHEPTPSKTLDPEPQHLPLTALFGKQDKAPCQETVKPSRTFAHHHHHHHHHQQQEKLPVHHGVACSLACEDPRKLSLPVEKQLCPAIQKLMVGSMGLHSLPQHPGQWPCESGSPSPAGGILPGPVQLGAPWNGRAAHCTQSTCRSHKLLEQLQGAPAAVHKYSFCAPASPAVTTQVAPGQSVAQSQLVYFSGPLPPPTPGHQALGKEQCAPPAQAVSLSGSQESSPTVLPTQELLRKLQVVQQEQQAAPRPALAARFPVSAQGSGTEKPLEAWVSKTASMEKQAPLLQSTCAPLRETDNGLMALGGPELPAASSSLLLPLQNWESSTMASRPLTRLQLQEALLNLIQNDDNFLSIIYEAYLFSVTQAAMRKAT
- the Dcp1b gene encoding mRNA-decapping enzyme 1B isoform X4, encoding MAHCRSCSEPKQMTSSSAICDNPKLIKPVPVRPSSSQRLHEPTPSKTLDPEPQHLPLTALFGKQDKAPCQETVKPSRTFAHHHHHHHHHQQQEKLPVHHGVACSLACEDPRKLSLPVEKQLCPAIQKLMVGSMGLHSLPQHPGQWPCESGSPSPAGGILPGPVQLGAPWNGRAAHCTQSTCRSHKLLEQLQGAPAAVHKYSFCAPASPAVTTQVAPGQSVAQSQLVYFSGPLPPPTPGHQALGKEQCAPPAQAVSLSGSQESSPTVLPTQELLRKLQVVQQEQQAAPRPALAARFPVSAQGSGTEKPLEAWVSKTASMEKQAPLLQSTCAPLRETDNGLMALGGPELPAASSSLLLPLQNWESSTMASRPLTRLQLQEALLNLIQNDDNFLSIIYEAYLFSVTQAAMRKAT
- the Dcp1b gene encoding mRNA-decapping enzyme 1B isoform X1, which translates into the protein MAAAAAGGLPGKGHDISLAALRRHDPYINRIVDVASQVALYTFGHRANEWEKTGVEGTLFVYTRSASPKHGFTIMNRLSMENRTEPITKDLDFQLQDPFLLYRNGTLSIYGIWFYDKEECQRIAKLMKNLTQCEQLKACHGAGAGSSPVTLSSGEGREVDILQMLTKAKDEYTKCRSCSEPKQMTSSSAICDNPKLIKPVPVRPSSSQRLHEPTPSKTLDPEPQHLPLTALFGKQDKAPCQETVKPSRTFAHHHHHHHHHQQQEKLPVHHGVACSLACEDPRKLSLPVEKQLCPAIQKLMVGSMGLHSLPQHPGQWPCESGSPSPAGGILPGPVQLGAPWNGRAAHCTQSTCRSHKLLEQLQGAPAAVHKYSFCAPASPAVTTQVAPGQSVAQSQLVYFSGPLPPPTPGHQALGKEQCAPPAQAVSLSGSQESSPTVLPTQELLRKLQVVQQEQQAAPRPALAARFPVSAQGSGTEKPLEAWVSKTASMEKQAPLLQSTCAPLRETDNGLMALGGPELPAASSSLLLPLQNWESSTMASRPLTRLQLQEALLNLIQNDDNFLSIIYEAYLFSVTQAAMRKAT
- the Dcp1b gene encoding mRNA-decapping enzyme 1B isoform X5, which codes for MAAAAAGGLPGKGHDISLAALRRHDPYINRIVDVASQVALYTFGHRANEWEKTGVEGTLFVYTRSASPKHGFTIMNRLSMENRTEPITKDLDFQLQDPFLLYRNGTLSIYGIWFYDKEECQRIAKLMKNLTQCEQLKACHGAGAGSSPVTLSSGEGREVDILQMLTKAKDEYTKCRSCSEPKQMTSSSAICDNPKLIKPVPVRPSSSQRLHEPTPSKTLDPEPQHLPLTALFGKQDKAPCQETVKPSRTFAHHHHHHHHHQQQEKLPVHHGVACSLACEDPRKLSLPVEKQLCPAIQKLMVGSMGLHSLPQHPGQWPCESGSPSPAGGILPGPVQLGAPWNGRAAHCTQSTCRSHKLLEQLQGAPAAVHKYSFCAPASPAVTTQVAPGQSVAQSQLVYFSGPLPPPTPGHQALGKEQCAPPAQAVSLSGSQESSPTVLPTQELLRKLQVVQQEQQAAPRPALAARFPVSAQGSGTEKPLEAWVSKTASMEKQAPLLQTVSSQCVPAAVASLLTPPVVFTQSTCAPLRETDNGLMALGGPELPAASSSLLLPLQNWESSTMASRPLTRLQLQEALLNLIQNDDNFLSIIYEAYLFSVTQAAMRKAT
- the Dcp1b gene encoding mRNA-decapping enzyme 1B isoform X2; amino-acid sequence: MAAAAAGGLPGKGHDISLAALRRHDPYINRIVDVASQVALYTFGHRANEWEKTGVEGTLFVYTRSASPKHGFTIMNRLSMENRTEPITKDLDFQLQDPFLLYRNGTLSIYGIWFYDKEECQRIAKLMKNLTQCEQLKACHGAGAGSSPVTLSSGEGREVDILQMLTKAKDEYTKCRSCSEPKQMTSSSAICDNPKLIKPVPVRPSSSQRLHEPTPSKTLDPEPQHLPLTALFGKQDKAPCQETVKPSRTFAHHHHHHHHHQQQEKLPVHHGVACSLACEDPRKLSLPVEKQLCPAIQKLMVGSMGLHSLPQHPGQWPCESGSPSPAGGILPGPVQLGAPWNGRAAHCTQSTCRSHKLLEQLQGAPAAVHKYSFCAPASPAVTTQVAPGQSVAQSQLVYFSGPLPPPTPGHQALGKEQCAPPAQAVSLSGSQESSPTVLPTQELLRKLQVVQQEQQAAPRPALAARFPVSAQGSGTEKPLEAWVSKTASMEKQAPLLQNWESSTMASRPLTRLQLQEALLNLIQNDDNFLSIIYEAYLFSVTQAAMRKAT